One genomic window of Acidimicrobiia bacterium includes the following:
- a CDS encoding response regulator produces MSRRVLVVEDSQVIQRLIEVCLRPAGFEVEMRADGPSGLAAATELLPDLVILDVGLPGMSGWEVLEALRANEATRALQVLVLTAHAQDEQRERADRDGADGFLTKPFRPTDLRELATKLAGPPQELASASSAV; encoded by the coding sequence GTGAGCAGGCGAGTGCTTGTAGTTGAAGACTCTCAGGTGATTCAGCGCCTGATCGAGGTCTGCCTGCGCCCGGCCGGTTTCGAGGTCGAGATGCGTGCCGACGGCCCGAGCGGCCTCGCCGCGGCGACCGAGCTGCTGCCCGACCTCGTCATCCTCGACGTCGGACTCCCCGGCATGAGCGGCTGGGAGGTTCTCGAGGCGTTGCGTGCCAACGAGGCCACGAGGGCCCTGCAGGTCCTCGTGCTGACGGCACACGCCCAGGACGAGCAGCGGGAGCGTGCCGATCGCGACGGCGCCGACGGATTCCTGACGAAGCCTTTCCGCCCAACGGACCTTCGGGAGCTGGCCACGAAGCTCGCCGGCCCCCCGCAGGAGCTCGCTTCCGCCTCGTCGGCGGTCTAG
- a CDS encoding MoxR family ATPase gives MATALERAGYLADPKIAQVVYLADRLEKPILAEGPAGVGKTALAVAIATAGGRRLVRLQCYEGLDEAKALYEWNYHKQLLRIQADEGRAWDTLEGDIFTRDFLLTRPLLEAISSDDPVVLLIDEVDRVEMETEALLLEVLDAFQITIPELGTMEARSRPIVVLTSNNTRELSEALKRRCLFLHITYPTAERERDILLARVPGLPERLATRIAEVVRSLRELPVRKAPSVSESIDWARTLLALGIEDVDAGVTADTINVLLKYQTDIDKALVTLGAPPG, from the coding sequence GTGGCGACCGCGCTCGAGCGCGCCGGCTATCTCGCCGATCCGAAGATCGCGCAGGTCGTGTACCTCGCCGACCGGCTCGAGAAGCCGATCCTCGCCGAGGGCCCTGCCGGGGTCGGCAAGACGGCCCTGGCGGTGGCGATCGCAACTGCGGGGGGACGCCGTCTCGTGCGTCTCCAGTGTTACGAGGGTCTCGACGAGGCAAAGGCCCTGTACGAGTGGAACTACCACAAGCAGCTCCTGCGGATCCAGGCTGACGAGGGTCGGGCGTGGGACACGCTCGAGGGCGACATCTTCACCCGGGACTTCCTACTCACCCGGCCTCTCCTCGAGGCGATCTCGTCGGATGATCCGGTGGTCTTGCTCATCGACGAGGTCGACAGGGTCGAGATGGAGACCGAGGCTCTCCTCCTGGAGGTGCTCGACGCCTTCCAGATCACGATCCCGGAGCTCGGCACGATGGAGGCCCGGTCGCGGCCCATCGTCGTGCTCACCTCGAACAACACCAGGGAGCTGTCGGAGGCGCTCAAGCGGCGCTGCCTCTTCCTGCACATCACCTACCCGACGGCGGAGCGGGAGAGGGACATCCTGCTGGCGAGGGTTCCCGGGCTCCCGGAGCGCTTGGCGACCCGGATCGCCGAGGTGGTCCGCAGCCTCAGAGAGCTGCCGGTGCGCAAGGCGCCGTCCGTGAGCGAGTCGATCGACTGGGCTCGCACGCTGCTCGCCCTCGGCATCGAGGACGTGGACGCCGGTGTGACCGCCGACACGATCAACGTTCTCTTGAAGTACCAGACGGACATCGACAAGGCATTGGTGACGCTCGGGGCACCGCCGGGCTGA
- a CDS encoding VWA domain-containing protein: MIGTLVSFVDELRQVGVPVSMVEALDAASALEHTDLGDREAFRASLAATLVKNARHVATFDATFDVFFGMRAADSSGDEAVTAGDDVGAEPTGGGGGGPDAGELFDAIVAALASGDRDAVRTLARRAVSELSGIQPGRPVGGRYYYYRVMRRLGAESLVDRLLGATGDDGDDPLDARLRAERAQVAAESFRSEVRQEIIRRLVEDRGPEAVAQTLRSPLVEDVDLMHATREELARLDAVIAPLARKLATRLADRLRRGRRGRLDVRRTIRRSLEHGGALVAPKFKPPRVSKPELILLCDVSGSMATFARFTLQLTYAISHHFSRVRSFAFVDGIDEVTRYFGPGVDFADAVVDMSAGATLVWRDGHSDYGAALDSFLDRYGDVVTARSTVIITGDARSNYRDARPELVEELARRARALFWLNPESHRYWDTGDSVMSLYGPHCADVVEVRTLRQLERFVERVALHRRFARRA, from the coding sequence ATGATCGGGACACTCGTCTCATTCGTCGACGAGCTGCGCCAGGTCGGCGTGCCCGTGTCGATGGTCGAGGCGCTCGATGCGGCCTCGGCGCTGGAGCACACCGACCTCGGCGACCGCGAGGCCTTCAGGGCGTCACTCGCCGCCACGCTCGTGAAGAACGCCAGGCACGTTGCGACCTTCGATGCCACCTTCGACGTGTTCTTCGGCATGCGCGCCGCCGATTCTTCGGGAGACGAGGCGGTGACGGCGGGAGACGACGTCGGCGCGGAGCCCACCGGGGGCGGTGGCGGCGGTCCGGACGCCGGCGAGCTGTTCGACGCCATCGTCGCCGCGCTCGCCTCCGGCGATCGAGACGCCGTCAGGACCCTGGCACGCCGAGCCGTCTCCGAGCTCTCGGGAATCCAGCCCGGGAGGCCCGTCGGAGGGCGGTACTACTACTACAGGGTGATGCGCCGGCTCGGCGCCGAGTCGCTCGTCGACAGGCTGCTCGGGGCTACCGGCGACGATGGCGACGATCCGCTCGACGCCCGCCTGCGAGCAGAGCGGGCTCAGGTGGCAGCAGAGTCGTTCCGCTCCGAGGTCAGGCAGGAGATCATCAGGCGTCTCGTCGAGGATCGGGGGCCCGAGGCCGTCGCCCAGACTCTTAGGTCACCTCTCGTCGAGGATGTCGACCTGATGCACGCCACCCGTGAAGAGCTCGCCCGGCTCGACGCCGTCATCGCCCCGCTGGCGAGGAAGTTGGCGACTCGTCTGGCCGATCGCCTCCGCCGGGGGAGGAGGGGCAGGCTCGATGTGCGCCGCACGATCAGGCGATCTCTCGAGCACGGTGGCGCCCTCGTTGCCCCCAAGTTCAAGCCGCCTCGCGTCTCGAAACCGGAGCTCATCCTCTTGTGTGACGTGTCCGGCTCGATGGCGACGTTCGCCCGATTCACGTTGCAGCTGACGTACGCCATCTCGCACCACTTCTCGAGGGTTCGCTCGTTTGCCTTCGTCGACGGGATCGACGAGGTCACCCGGTACTTCGGTCCCGGTGTCGACTTCGCGGACGCCGTGGTCGACATGTCGGCCGGTGCCACTCTCGTGTGGCGCGACGGACACTCGGACTACGGGGCGGCGCTCGACTCGTTCCTCGACCGCTACGGAGACGTCGTGACTGCCCGCTCGACCGTGATCATCACCGGCGATGCGAGGTCGAACTATCGGGATGCGCGGCCTGAGCTGGTCGAGGAGTTGGCACGCCGGGCGCGTGCGCTCTTCTGGCTGAACCCCGAGTCGCACCGCTACTGGGACACGGGAGACTCGGTCATGTCGCTGTACGGGCCACACTGCGCCGATGTCGTCGAAGTGAGGACGTTGCGGCAGTTGGAGCGCTTCGTCGAGCGGGTCGCTCTCCACAGACGATTCGCTCGCCGCGCCTGA